The following DNA comes from Rhodanobacteraceae bacterium.
CCCGCGAACTCGGCATGATCCGGCTGCCGCACAACTGGGAATCGTGATCCGACCCATCGACATCGTGGTCCCGGTCTACAACGCCCGCGAATTGCTGGAGCGTTGTCTGGCTGCGCTGGACCGGCACACGCCCGTGGAACAGGCGCGTATTCTGATTGTCGACGACGCCTCGCCCGATCCGGCGATCGCGCCGCTGCTGGCCAGTTGGGCCCGGACCTCGCCGCTGCGACCGAGGATCCTCGTCAATGCCGAGAATCTGGGCTTCGTCGGCAGCGTCAATCGAGGTTTTGCCGAAACCGAGAGCGACGTGTTGCTGCTCAACGCCGACACCGAAGTCACGCCGGGCTGGCTGGCGCACCTGCGCGAGGCGCTGCACAGTGACGAGCGCGTCGCGACGGTCACGCCCTTTTCCAACAATGCCGAGATCTGTTCCTGGCCCCTGTTCTGCCAGGTGAATCCGGTACCCGCCGACGCCGAGATCGTGGCAGCGGCGCTGGCCAGCGCCGGCCCGCCGAGCTATCCCGAGCTGCCCACGGCCGTGGGTTTCTGCATGTTGATCCGACGTGAGACCTTGGATCAGATCGGTGATTTCGATCAAGCCACCTTCGGCCGCGGCTACGGCGAGGAAAATGACTTCTGTTTGCGCGCGGCCGGCCATGGCTGGCGGAACATCCTGGCCGACCACTGTTATGTGGTTCACGCTGGCGGCGGATCCTTTGCGCCGCTGGGGCTGAAACCGGGCGGAGACAACCTGCAGCGCCTGCTGGCGCGCTATCCCGGCTACAATGACGCGGTTGCACAATTCATTGCGGCCGACCCCCTCGCGCCCCTGCGCGAACGGGCCTTGCTGCGCTACCGGGCTCTCGCAGCCATGTCCGGCTGATGCGCACGGCAACTTGATCTTCGGCCAATCGTACCAATCTGCTAGACGGGAACACGCCCGAGTACGGCGCACGCGCGACCATGAGCACAACTGAACCAGACATCCTGCCCTTCACCGGTGAACGCTTCACGCCCGAGTGCGTGCGCGAGATCTGGTACGAGCACATGCACCGCTACGCCTATGCCGTGGATTTCTGTCGCGGCAAACGTGTGCTGGACGCCGCCTGCGGCGAGGGTTACGGCAGTGCACTGCTGGCCTGGACCAGCGCCAGCGTGCTGGGTCTCGACGTCGATGCCGCAGCCATTGCCCACGCCCGGAGGCGCTATTCGTCACGCCCGGGTCTGAGCTTTCAGCAGCAGGATGTCACCGCGCTGGACCAGCTGCCGGACGCCTCCTTCGACGTCATCGTGTCCTTCGAAACACTGGAGCATGTGCACGAGCAGGAGCGCATGCTGGCTGGCTTCAGGCGCCTGCTGACTGCCGATGGCGTACTGCTGATCTCGTCCCCGGACAAGCACACCTACAGCGATCTGCGTGACTATCGCAATGAATATCACGTCCGCGAGCTCTACCGCGCGGAACTCGAAACACTGCTGCAAGCGAATTTCGCCCATACCCGGATCTACTGCCAGAAACTGCTGTTCCAGTCGCTGCTGTGGGATCCGGATCAGCCGCCGAGTCAGGCCCGCGTCAGCACCCTGAGGTCTGACGGTACGGTCAGCGCACGGCCTGACTACCAGGCCCTGTACTTTCTCGCCGTGTGCTCGGCGCAACCGCTGGAACGTGTGGCGCCCGCCGGCGCCCTGCATCTCTTCGGCGATGCCGCCGAGACCGTGTACGAGCACTACAACGAAGAAATCCGGCGGATCATTGCCGCCGGACACCGCCTGATCGCCCAAGATCAGGAAATAGCCGACTTGCGGGCGCGCCTGGCGCACGCAGAAGCGCTGCTCGCGGAGCAGGCGCAACACCAAGGAAGGAAACCATGAGCGCAGTGATCGCAAGCCCCAAATCCGACACCCTGTTCGCCGCCGACGATGGCATGGTCGCGCCGCTCTCCAGCCAGGAATGCATGATCCAGAATCCGCGCACCCAGGAGCGTCATGTCATGACCTTCGAGGTGTTTCAAGCGCTGGATCAATGCAAGAGCTTCGCGACGCTGGACGATCATCTCAAGCAGATGCTGTCGGCCATGCCCAATCTGCGCGGACAGGAGGACGGGGTTCGTCGCGTGCTGACTGGATTGGTCGATCGCGGGCTGCTGCAGAGTGCCGACCAGATTCTGGGCGGTTTCGGCAGCGAACCCGGGCGCAGGTTGGCACCGCTGGGGCCGGTGTTCGTGCTCGCCGAAGATCGCCCCGAGGGACTGGCGCGGATCATCGACAGTCTGATCAAGGCCGATGATCCGGGCATCGACCACCTGCCCATCGTGGTGCTGGATGGTTCCCGCAGTCAGGCTTCCCGCGAAGCCAATCGGCGCGTGGTGGACGAGCGCCGGCGCGATGCCGGTCTGCGCTACCTGGGCAATACCGAGCGCGCGGCTTTCATTGCCCGTTTGCAGGGCCAGATGAAAGCCCAGGCCGCAGCCCTGACCTGGCTGCTCGGCGAGGACGAGGCACCGACGCGCGGTCAGCTGTTCAACTGGATGGTGCTGCTCGCCTCAGGGCGCCGGCCGCTGGTCTTTGACGA
Coding sequences within:
- a CDS encoding glycosyltransferase — encoded protein: MIRPIDIVVPVYNARELLERCLAALDRHTPVEQARILIVDDASPDPAIAPLLASWARTSPLRPRILVNAENLGFVGSVNRGFAETESDVLLLNADTEVTPGWLAHLREALHSDERVATVTPFSNNAEICSWPLFCQVNPVPADAEIVAAALASAGPPSYPELPTAVGFCMLIRRETLDQIGDFDQATFGRGYGEENDFCLRAAGHGWRNILADHCYVVHAGGGSFAPLGLKPGGDNLQRLLARYPGYNDAVAQFIAADPLAPLRERALLRYRALAAMSG
- a CDS encoding class I SAM-dependent methyltransferase yields the protein MSTTEPDILPFTGERFTPECVREIWYEHMHRYAYAVDFCRGKRVLDAACGEGYGSALLAWTSASVLGLDVDAAAIAHARRRYSSRPGLSFQQQDVTALDQLPDASFDVIVSFETLEHVHEQERMLAGFRRLLTADGVLLISSPDKHTYSDLRDYRNEYHVRELYRAELETLLQANFAHTRIYCQKLLFQSLLWDPDQPPSQARVSTLRSDGTVSARPDYQALYFLAVCSAQPLERVAPAGALHLFGDAAETVYEHYNEEIRRIIAAGHRLIAQDQEIADLRARLAHAEALLAEQAQHQGRKP